A genomic stretch from uncultured Cohaesibacter sp. includes:
- a CDS encoding branched-chain amino acid aminotransferase, translated as MAEFSQTWTWYKGEWLEGNPAMMGPRAHAFWQGSTVFDGARYFEGVMPDLDRHCERINRSCETLLMKPTMKAGEIMELAAEGCKKFDGRAVYIRPTYWGLGSLASVINVDPDDIEFCLTLFDAPMPDPNSGTRVTTTQFRRPTLETMPTNAKASGLYINNARCLKEAMDKGFDNAIVCDMLGNVAELATANFFIVKDGIVKTSVPNGSFLNGITRQRTIQLLRDAGETVVECSLTLDDCRQADEMFSTGNYSKVVPILAFDDRQYDHGPIAKKARELYWEFAFKK; from the coding sequence ATGGCAGAATTTTCACAAACATGGACTTGGTATAAAGGCGAATGGCTCGAAGGCAACCCGGCTATGATGGGGCCACGCGCACATGCATTCTGGCAGGGCTCGACCGTATTTGATGGTGCCCGCTATTTCGAAGGCGTGATGCCCGATCTTGATCGCCACTGCGAGCGCATCAATCGCTCTTGCGAAACCCTCCTGATGAAACCGACCATGAAGGCCGGTGAAATCATGGAACTGGCAGCTGAAGGCTGCAAGAAATTTGACGGCAGAGCTGTTTACATTCGCCCGACCTATTGGGGTCTTGGCAGCCTGGCATCCGTGATCAATGTGGACCCGGATGACATTGAATTCTGCCTGACGCTGTTTGATGCGCCGATGCCGGATCCAAATAGCGGGACGCGTGTTACCACTACCCAATTCCGTCGTCCGACACTGGAAACCATGCCAACCAACGCGAAGGCTTCCGGTCTTTACATCAACAATGCCCGTTGCCTGAAGGAAGCCATGGACAAAGGCTTTGACAACGCCATCGTCTGCGACATGCTTGGAAACGTGGCCGAACTGGCTACGGCCAACTTCTTCATCGTCAAGGATGGTATCGTCAAGACTTCGGTTCCAAATGGTAGCTTCCTGAATGGCATCACCCGTCAGCGCACCATTCAGTTGCTGCGTGACGCCGGCGAAACCGTCGTTGAATGCTCCTTGACCCTTGATGATTGCCGCCAGGCCGATGAAATGTTCTCGACCGGCAACTACTCCAAGGTTGTCCCGATTCTGGCATTTGATGATCGCCAGTATGATCACGGTCCAATTGCCAAGAAAGCCCGTGAACTTTATTGGGAATTCGCATTCAAAAAGTAA
- a CDS encoding superoxide dismutase: MAFELPELPYAYDALGDFMSAETLEFHHDKHHMAYVTNGNNLLKDSGLEGKSLEDVIKESFGKNAGLFNNAAQHYNHVHFWKWMKPVAKEGGIPGALAAKIEEDLGGMDKFRADFINAGVTQFGSGWAWLALVDGKLTVTKTPNGENPLVHGGAPLLGCDVWEHSYYIDYRNARPKYLEAWFDNLVNWEYVAELLEAAS; the protein is encoded by the coding sequence ATGGCTTTTGAACTTCCCGAACTTCCATATGCCTATGACGCTCTTGGCGATTTCATGTCCGCAGAGACCCTCGAATTCCACCATGACAAGCACCATATGGCATACGTCACCAACGGCAACAACCTTCTCAAGGATTCCGGTCTGGAAGGCAAAAGCCTCGAAGACGTGATCAAGGAAAGCTTTGGCAAAAATGCAGGCCTCTTCAACAACGCGGCCCAGCATTACAACCATGTTCATTTCTGGAAATGGATGAAGCCTGTTGCCAAGGAAGGCGGCATTCCGGGGGCTCTGGCTGCTAAAATCGAAGAAGATCTTGGCGGCATGGACAAGTTCCGCGCTGACTTCATTAATGCTGGTGTTACCCAGTTCGGTTCTGGCTGGGCATGGCTGGCTCTGGTTGATGGCAAGCTCACAGTGACCAAAACCCCGAACGGCGAAAACCCATTGGTTCACGGCGGTGCACCGCTGCTTGGCTGCGACGTTTGGGAACATTCCTACTATATCGACTATCGCAACGCGCGCCCGAAATATCTTGAGGCATGGTTCGACAATCTGGTCAACTGGGAATATGTGGCTGAACTTCTTGAAGCAGCTTCCTGA
- a CDS encoding serine hydrolase: MTIAPNWQQAEQVAKEISSAWHADAPGGVILAFDAEGDKLSVAAGLENLSTGKAFSDQSVGRFASITKHLFCTLVLQHPDLVSLDDPLGTHLPELCEPLAAVTVGQALDMSGGLPDMRECLSLLGLSVYTETSEEANHAFMARQTRLNFDAGTEVSYSNTGYRLVEMILKRKGILLREFLKDTLNAELGTAFDAPHVWAEPVKDLCPGYWFDGDKWLQSAAGLQISASGSAATSARSMSQWLRALMAGKGKWAGILDQLSAPRKLANGTVTGYGLGITDTVLGDRVLIGHGGSHPGYKAYIMMDRPTGTGVVFLSNRDDADARGTASRVMAALLGLPMPVPASTRIPDGLYVAEKGPFWLEVADGNATWIDDACALYEEGEGKVSTRSATSQLEFEWDGEALIGTVGYVPRRLTPVTADSVSEPLNGLWRSDEGAFLEIANGALTMGAGPIRQTAPLTALGGGRYLFTLVDSLWTKRVCLNSLGPDRFELVLSRARMIEYKRVD; this comes from the coding sequence ATGACCATTGCTCCGAATTGGCAACAAGCCGAACAAGTCGCCAAAGAAATCAGTTCCGCCTGGCATGCAGACGCGCCCGGTGGGGTCATCCTTGCTTTCGATGCCGAGGGCGACAAGCTTTCCGTGGCGGCAGGCCTTGAAAATCTTTCAACGGGCAAAGCTTTTTCCGATCAATCCGTGGGGCGGTTTGCCTCAATTACCAAGCATCTCTTCTGTACGCTCGTTCTGCAGCATCCTGATCTGGTGTCCCTTGATGACCCTCTCGGAACGCATTTGCCTGAGCTTTGTGAGCCTCTGGCGGCTGTTACGGTCGGTCAGGCGTTGGACATGAGCGGTGGTCTGCCGGATATGCGCGAATGCCTCTCGCTGCTTGGGCTGTCGGTTTATACCGAGACAAGCGAAGAGGCAAACCACGCCTTCATGGCGCGCCAGACCCGTCTCAATTTTGATGCTGGTACCGAAGTGTCTTATTCCAACACCGGCTATCGGCTGGTTGAAATGATCCTCAAGCGCAAAGGTATATTGCTGCGGGAGTTTCTCAAAGATACGCTCAATGCAGAACTGGGTACCGCTTTTGATGCCCCCCATGTCTGGGCAGAGCCGGTCAAGGATCTGTGTCCGGGCTATTGGTTCGATGGAGACAAATGGCTGCAATCTGCTGCCGGCCTCCAGATTTCGGCTTCTGGCAGCGCGGCCACATCGGCGCGCAGCATGAGCCAATGGCTGCGTGCATTGATGGCAGGGAAAGGCAAATGGGCCGGAATCCTTGATCAGCTCTCCGCCCCACGCAAGCTCGCGAACGGCACCGTCACCGGCTATGGGCTCGGCATCACCGATACGGTTCTGGGAGATCGCGTGTTGATCGGGCATGGCGGAAGTCATCCCGGCTACAAGGCCTATATCATGATGGACCGCCCAACCGGAACAGGCGTTGTCTTTCTCTCCAACAGGGATGATGCGGATGCTCGAGGCACGGCCTCGCGTGTTATGGCTGCATTGCTCGGTCTGCCCATGCCTGTGCCCGCATCAACGCGTATCCCCGATGGCTTGTATGTGGCTGAGAAAGGCCCATTCTGGCTTGAAGTGGCCGACGGCAACGCAACTTGGATCGATGATGCCTGCGCGCTTTATGAAGAGGGGGAAGGCAAGGTTTCTACCCGTTCAGCCACATCCCAGTTGGAGTTTGAATGGGATGGAGAAGCACTCATTGGAACGGTTGGCTATGTGCCACGACGTTTGACGCCCGTCACTGCGGACTCTGTTTCAGAACCGTTGAATGGCCTTTGGCGCAGTGATGAAGGCGCATTTCTGGAGATTGCCAATGGAGCGCTCACCATGGGGGCGGGCCCCATTCGCCAGACTGCCCCGCTCACGGCGCTGGGCGGTGGGCGCTATCTATTCACCTTGGTTGATAGTCTTTGGACCAAGCGCGTGTGTTTGAATAGTCTTGGACCGGACCGTTTTGAATTGGTTCTGAGTCGCGCGCGGATGATCGAGTATAAGCGCGTGGACTAA
- a CDS encoding glycosyltransferase: protein MQTMDSHVNPEQPRKSLLFFAPERKDAAILEAYDIYLHHLSHSKRFDITIMAPNGSPFAEDARSMGYKMYPISEFSRKLLLRTPQLWPILTATRRFRFDYAVSHEAFACRGLGQISRKVIGVCHDDILEGFRHANRLVTLTSSVGEEAEHLFEDTVPVDVMPYPYETQFSDIKPLPQAEERPLTIGASGPFEEGDGLGTFLHAAQLLHQSCPDVKFIIAGQGPLEHELKELADHIAPFVEFMGPMDAAEMAESFDLYCLAAANAPYSFSLCQMMDAGIACVSTCASGPMDILKGGMVAPLVPIGDAFLLAVKLQELLEDRPQIDRIKQACFERIREEDFSPRIFEEKLISLFGMEQKASSRID, encoded by the coding sequence ATGCAGACGATGGATAGTCACGTCAATCCCGAGCAGCCGCGAAAATCATTGCTGTTTTTTGCGCCCGAGCGGAAGGATGCGGCTATATTGGAAGCCTATGATATCTATCTGCATCATCTGTCTCATTCCAAGCGGTTTGATATAACCATCATGGCCCCCAATGGCTCGCCCTTTGCCGAGGATGCGCGGTCCATGGGCTACAAGATGTATCCCATTTCGGAATTTTCCCGCAAGCTGCTCCTGCGTACACCGCAGCTATGGCCTATCCTGACAGCAACGCGGCGCTTCCGCTTTGATTATGCCGTCAGCCATGAAGCTTTTGCTTGCCGAGGGCTTGGGCAAATTTCCCGCAAGGTCATCGGCGTCTGCCACGATGACATCCTTGAGGGGTTCAGACATGCCAACCGGCTGGTAACTTTGACGTCGAGCGTCGGCGAGGAAGCTGAGCATTTGTTCGAAGATACGGTTCCTGTCGACGTCATGCCCTACCCTTATGAGACACAGTTTTCAGATATCAAGCCTCTGCCTCAAGCCGAGGAAAGGCCCTTGACCATCGGTGCGAGTGGCCCCTTTGAGGAAGGAGACGGATTGGGCACCTTCCTGCATGCGGCCCAGCTTCTGCATCAGAGCTGCCCGGATGTCAAATTCATCATTGCCGGTCAAGGCCCGCTTGAGCATGAGCTCAAGGAACTGGCCGATCATATTGCCCCTTTTGTTGAATTCATGGGGCCCATGGATGCTGCAGAAATGGCAGAATCCTTTGATCTCTACTGCCTTGCCGCTGCCAATGCCCCCTATTCCTTTTCCCTCTGCCAGATGATGGATGCGGGCATCGCTTGCGTTTCCACGTGCGCCAGTGGGCCGATGGATATTCTCAAAGGCGGTATGGTCGCGCCATTGGTTCCGATCGGAGATGCTTTCTTGCTCGCAGTCAAGCTTCAAGAGCTTTTGGAAGACCGCCCCCAGATTGATAGGATCAAGCAGGCCTGCTTTGAACGCATCCGCGAAGAAGACTTCTCTCCAAGAATCTTCGAAGAAAAGCTGATTTCCCTGTTCGGCATGGAACAAAAGGCTTCCTCGCGCATTGATTGA